A single genomic interval of Streptomyces graminofaciens harbors:
- the aspA gene encoding aspartate ammonia-lyase: MTAVTRSEHDLLGDRDVPVDAYWGVHTLRATENFPISGMTISAYPHLIDALAAVKEAAARANEELGLLEPRKAAAIVEACREIREGKLHDQFVVDVIQGGAGTSTNMNANEVVANRALELLGHDKGQYQYVHPNEDVNLGQSTNDVYPTAVKVATVFAVRGLLKAMAVLQDSFARKAVEFREVLKMGRTQLQDAVPMTLGQEFSAYAVMIDEDRHRLAEAVELIHEINLGATAIGTGLNAPAGYAESARRHLSEITGLPLVTAANLVEATQDCGAFVQMSGVLKRIAVKLSKSCNDLRLLSSGPRAGLGEINLPPVQAGSSIMPGKVNPVIPEVVNQVAFEVIGNDVTITMAAEAGQLQLNAFEPVILHSLSESITHLRAACLTLAERCVDGITANTEALRARVENSIGLVTALNPHIGYTAATDIAKEALASGRGVAELVLEKGLLPAETLADLLRPEVVAGRSRALT; encoded by the coding sequence ATGACCGCCGTCACCCGCAGTGAACACGATCTGCTTGGCGACCGAGACGTTCCCGTAGACGCCTACTGGGGTGTTCACACGCTGCGCGCCACGGAGAACTTCCCCATCTCGGGCATGACCATCTCCGCCTACCCGCACCTGATCGACGCGCTCGCCGCGGTCAAGGAGGCCGCCGCCCGCGCCAACGAGGAGCTCGGCCTGCTGGAGCCGAGGAAGGCCGCCGCGATCGTCGAGGCCTGCCGGGAGATACGCGAGGGCAAGCTGCACGACCAGTTCGTCGTCGACGTCATCCAGGGCGGAGCCGGCACCTCGACGAACATGAACGCCAACGAGGTCGTCGCCAACAGGGCGTTGGAGCTGCTGGGCCACGACAAGGGCCAGTACCAGTACGTGCACCCCAACGAGGACGTCAACCTCGGCCAGTCCACCAACGACGTCTACCCGACCGCGGTCAAGGTCGCGACGGTCTTCGCGGTCCGTGGACTGCTCAAGGCGATGGCCGTCCTCCAGGACTCCTTCGCCCGCAAGGCCGTCGAGTTCCGCGAGGTCCTCAAGATGGGCCGTACACAGTTGCAGGACGCGGTGCCGATGACGCTCGGCCAGGAGTTCTCCGCATACGCCGTCATGATTGACGAGGACCGCCACCGTCTTGCCGAGGCCGTCGAGCTGATCCATGAGATCAACCTGGGTGCCACGGCGATCGGCACCGGGCTCAACGCCCCCGCCGGATACGCCGAGTCGGCCCGTCGCCACCTCTCCGAGATCACCGGACTGCCGCTGGTCACGGCCGCGAACCTGGTCGAGGCCACCCAGGACTGCGGCGCGTTCGTGCAGATGTCCGGCGTGCTCAAGCGCATCGCCGTCAAGCTCTCCAAGAGCTGCAACGACCTGCGCCTGCTGTCCTCCGGGCCGCGCGCGGGCCTCGGCGAGATCAACCTGCCACCGGTGCAGGCCGGTTCGTCCATCATGCCCGGCAAGGTCAACCCGGTGATCCCCGAGGTCGTCAACCAGGTCGCCTTCGAGGTCATCGGCAACGACGTCACCATCACCATGGCCGCCGAGGCCGGACAGCTCCAGCTCAACGCCTTCGAGCCTGTCATCCTGCACTCCCTGTCGGAGTCCATCACCCACCTGCGCGCCGCCTGCCTCACCCTCGCCGAACGCTGCGTGGACGGCATCACCGCCAACACCGAGGCGCTGCGCGCGAGGGTGGAGAACTCCATCGGCCTGGTCACCGCCCTCAACCCGCACATCGGCTACACCGCGGCCACCGACATCGCCAAAGAGGCCCTCGCCAGCGGCCGGGGCGTCGCCGAACTCGTCCTGGAGAAAGGCCTGTTGCCGGCCGAGACCCTCGCCGACCTGCTGCGCCCCGAGGTCGTGGCCGGCCGGAGTCGGGCCCTGACCTGA
- a CDS encoding cupin domain-containing protein — MSLLKTIDTNPSSAPHESAPLPERLISGNPAFKTWAQDVARGETIRTGVWEATPGETRSIKGETFEFCHILSGIVELTPEGGEPAVYKAGDSFVMKPGFVGVWKTIETVRKVYVIVT, encoded by the coding sequence ATGTCCCTTCTGAAGACCATCGACACCAATCCCTCCTCCGCTCCGCACGAGTCCGCCCCGCTCCCGGAACGCCTGATCTCCGGCAACCCCGCCTTCAAGACCTGGGCCCAGGACGTCGCCCGCGGGGAGACGATCCGTACGGGCGTCTGGGAAGCGACGCCCGGCGAGACGCGCTCGATCAAGGGCGAGACCTTCGAGTTCTGCCACATCCTCTCCGGCATCGTCGAACTCACGCCGGAAGGAGGCGAACCGGCGGTCTACAAGGCAGGCGACAGCTTTGTCATGAAGCCGGGCTTCGTCGGTGTCTGGAAGACCATTGAAACCGTGCGCAAGGTCTATGTGATCGTGACGTGA